The following are from one region of the Luteolibacter rhizosphaerae genome:
- a CDS encoding FGGY family carbohydrate kinase, whose product MHFLGIEIGHAATRVVALDLEAATVSAEAVAAHTWVEGLPDGYREQDPAQWIAAADQAMRQCLEGLGNHRGSVAGIGITAPTGGMVVLDESNRIIRPAKLGIDRSAQRQADEIGRAFGGGPGLIELAGNPVEAGSLAAQCLWLKQHEPYHFQRAARLMTPQDFIGYWLSGEAGIEAGSAATTGLFNVPQRRWSAELMEFIDVRLFDMLPPGISPAQPRGTLRPALCKAWGLPEGVIIAPGSGSAALAALAVGAASDGAVVADLSADGSLSAVSDGPLVDFRGEAATLCDASGRWLSRLGMANAVSALELVRRHYGWSAGEFERALESTAAGANGLLFLPYLRGEATPRLPDASGVMHGITLDNFTPANLARASAEGLALGFGYAFSRLRDLGFEPAGVRVARDAGPAFQQLLADVFGVPVVAVAGSGGPLLGAAMQAAVVYFRLNGESLGFDEIAGYIVTVDDSTRRDPDPQRHEFYQSLLARQQYLVETLHAGGFL is encoded by the coding sequence ATGCATTTCCTCGGAATTGAAATCGGCCACGCGGCCACCCGCGTGGTGGCGCTCGATCTGGAAGCCGCGACGGTGTCCGCGGAGGCCGTCGCCGCCCATACATGGGTCGAGGGGCTCCCCGATGGCTATCGCGAGCAGGATCCCGCGCAATGGATTGCCGCTGCAGACCAAGCGATGCGTCAATGCCTCGAGGGTCTCGGTAATCACCGCGGCAGCGTCGCCGGTATCGGCATCACCGCACCCACCGGTGGCATGGTGGTGCTCGATGAGAGCAACCGCATCATCCGCCCGGCGAAGCTCGGCATCGACCGCTCCGCCCAGCGCCAGGCCGACGAGATCGGTCGCGCCTTTGGCGGCGGGCCTGGGCTGATTGAACTCGCTGGCAATCCCGTCGAAGCAGGTTCCCTCGCCGCCCAGTGCCTCTGGCTCAAGCAGCACGAGCCCTATCATTTCCAGCGCGCGGCCCGCCTGATGACGCCGCAGGACTTCATCGGTTACTGGCTCAGCGGAGAGGCAGGCATCGAAGCGGGCTCGGCGGCCACCACCGGGCTCTTCAATGTCCCGCAGCGCCGCTGGAGCGCGGAGTTGATGGAGTTCATCGATGTCCGCCTCTTCGACATGCTGCCGCCGGGAATCTCCCCGGCCCAGCCGCGCGGCACCTTGAGGCCCGCCCTCTGCAAAGCGTGGGGACTTCCTGAAGGCGTCATTATCGCTCCGGGCTCCGGTTCCGCCGCCTTGGCCGCCCTCGCGGTCGGTGCCGCATCGGATGGCGCCGTCGTCGCCGATCTCTCCGCGGATGGCTCGCTCTCCGCTGTCTCGGATGGTCCCTTGGTCGATTTCCGCGGTGAGGCCGCCACGCTCTGCGATGCCTCGGGCCGCTGGCTCTCGCGCCTCGGGATGGCAAACGCTGTATCCGCATTGGAACTCGTACGCCGTCATTACGGATGGTCCGCCGGAGAGTTCGAGCGCGCCTTGGAGTCTACCGCTGCCGGGGCAAACGGTCTGTTGTTCCTCCCGTATCTGCGTGGCGAAGCGACCCCGCGCTTGCCGGATGCCAGCGGCGTGATGCACGGCATCACCCTGGATAATTTCACCCCGGCCAATTTGGCCCGCGCCTCCGCAGAGGGCCTGGCCCTAGGCTTCGGCTATGCTTTCAGCCGACTTCGCGACCTCGGCTTCGAGCCTGCCGGCGTTCGTGTTGCCCGCGATGCCGGCCCGGCGTTCCAGCAACTCCTCGCGGATGTCTTTGGTGTTCCCGTCGTCGCCGTCGCCGGGAGCGGCGGCCCCTTGCTCGGCGCTGCCATGCAAGCGGCGGTCGTCTATTTCCGCCTCAATGGCGAGTCGCTCGGCTTCGATGAAATCGCCGGCTACATCGTGACCGTGGATGACTCCACGCGTCGCGATCCGGATCCACAGCGTCACGAATTCTATCAGAGCCTGCTGGCCCGCCAGCAATATTTGGTCGAGACCCTGCACGCGGGAGGTTTCCTGTAA
- a CDS encoding lysophospholipid acyltransferase family protein, producing the protein MAGDRSEIRESGKATFLGKLAGRIMQAWCATLRFEITDRCGLTRPGGIAGPVVYCLWHNCIFTVPAAWKRACGKHRQAVVLTSASHDGAALAQAMGVFGIGSVRGSSSRRGVAALVGMRKALREGVDVCVTPDGPRGPRHVIQAGIVKLAETSGAPVIPIHVEYSSCWRLKTWDRFVIPKPCSTVRVIFDEALAVPGGLSEDEFEGWRSRIESIMRAGTGETFPEEVR; encoded by the coding sequence ATGGCGGGCGATCGCAGCGAGATCCGCGAGAGCGGCAAGGCCACCTTCCTCGGCAAGCTCGCCGGGCGGATCATGCAGGCATGGTGCGCCACGCTGCGCTTCGAGATCACCGACCGCTGCGGGCTCACCCGTCCCGGTGGGATCGCGGGCCCTGTCGTCTATTGCCTCTGGCACAATTGCATCTTCACCGTTCCCGCGGCGTGGAAGCGTGCTTGCGGCAAGCACCGGCAGGCCGTGGTGCTGACCAGCGCCAGCCATGACGGTGCCGCGCTGGCACAGGCCATGGGGGTCTTCGGTATCGGCTCCGTCCGCGGCTCGTCTTCGCGTCGCGGTGTCGCGGCCCTTGTGGGTATGCGGAAGGCGCTCCGCGAGGGCGTGGATGTCTGCGTCACCCCGGATGGTCCTCGCGGTCCCCGCCACGTGATCCAAGCGGGCATCGTGAAACTCGCCGAAACCAGCGGCGCTCCGGTGATTCCTATCCACGTCGAGTATTCTTCCTGCTGGCGGCTCAAGACTTGGGACCGCTTCGTCATCCCGAAGCCCTGCAGCACCGTGCGCGTCATATTCGACGAGGCGCTTGCCGTGCCCGGAGGGCTTTCGGAAGATGAGTTCGAAGGCTGGCGCAGCCGCATCGAATCGATCATGCGGGCGGGCACCGGCGAAACCTTTCCCGAAGAAGTACGA
- a CDS encoding iron-sulfur cluster assembly scaffold protein has product MSDFEEKVREALASPQNQGELADADAVGTVGSPDCGDMLRMWLKFTEKDGKRVIDRASFQSFGCQTAIAVASMATELLKGKTAEEARELSANELTGDLGPLPPMKIHCGQLVEGALKNALDQTPAAPLAAPVGGTLAEAMQKPAGKIRIVPLD; this is encoded by the coding sequence GTGAGCGATTTCGAAGAGAAGGTGCGCGAGGCCCTCGCCTCCCCGCAAAACCAAGGTGAACTGGCTGATGCCGATGCGGTCGGGACGGTGGGTTCGCCGGACTGTGGGGACATGCTGCGGATGTGGCTGAAGTTCACCGAGAAGGACGGCAAGCGGGTGATCGACCGGGCCTCCTTCCAATCCTTCGGCTGCCAGACCGCAATCGCGGTAGCCTCGATGGCGACGGAGTTGCTGAAGGGCAAGACGGCGGAGGAGGCTCGCGAGCTCTCGGCGAACGAACTCACCGGGGATCTGGGGCCGCTGCCGCCGATGAAAATCCATTGCGGTCAGCTGGTGGAGGGTGCGCTCAAGAATGCACTGGATCAGACGCCGGCAGCGCCCTTGGCAGCACCGGTTGGAGGCACACTTGCCGAGGCGATGCAGAAGCCTGCGGGAAAGATCCGGATCGTGCCGCTGGATTGA
- a CDS encoding class I SAM-dependent methyltransferase — protein sequence MGFSINTFYQQIFRLWRKKRLVLFQRYISPGKEDLLLDVGGYPIFWTAHAPMVARVDTLNLHCGSFDAERFPEHEIRTLEGDGRALEFADGSYDIAFSNSVIEHVGSWEDQKRFAAEMCRVGKRVWCQTPALECPIEPHFLAPFVHWLPRSWRPFVVCYFTPRGWAAKGNKAAIQEMVDWTRLISKREMKELFPDCQIVTEYLAPFVPKSYIAVRR from the coding sequence ATGGGCTTCTCGATCAACACGTTCTATCAGCAGATCTTCAGGCTATGGCGGAAGAAGCGGCTGGTCCTGTTCCAGCGTTACATCTCGCCGGGCAAAGAGGACCTGCTGTTGGACGTGGGTGGCTATCCGATCTTCTGGACGGCGCATGCGCCGATGGTAGCGAGAGTGGATACGCTGAACCTGCATTGCGGCAGCTTTGATGCGGAGCGATTCCCGGAGCACGAGATCAGAACGTTGGAGGGAGACGGGCGGGCGCTGGAGTTTGCGGATGGGAGCTATGATATTGCGTTCTCGAACAGCGTGATCGAGCACGTGGGTTCATGGGAGGACCAGAAGCGCTTCGCCGCGGAGATGTGCCGGGTGGGCAAACGCGTGTGGTGTCAAACACCTGCTCTGGAATGCCCGATCGAGCCGCACTTCCTCGCGCCCTTCGTCCACTGGCTGCCGAGGAGCTGGCGGCCTTTCGTCGTGTGCTACTTCACCCCGAGGGGTTGGGCGGCAAAGGGCAACAAGGCGGCGATCCAAGAGATGGTCGATTGGACGCGGCTCATCTCGAAACGCGAGATGAAGGAACTCTTCCCGGACTGCCAGATCGTAA